The Dunckerocampus dactyliophorus isolate RoL2022-P2 chromosome 1, RoL_Ddac_1.1, whole genome shotgun sequence genome has a segment encoding these proteins:
- the gpr137c gene encoding integral membrane protein GPR137C, translating into MFWSEEQVLSSGGAITPALELSLTAAYSILYALLFFFVYLQLWLVLRYGYKRCSYQTVFLFLSLLWAALRTTLFSFYFQNVAQAEQLQPLTYWLLFCCPVCLHFFTLCLLNFYFWQVMCKAKAKYSAELSKSRIGLCLLFLCVSVFFLVVNATCALLVQGALENSQLPSDRSVRHTAVAGVLINDSLFVLCAVSLAICVFRIAKMSSANVYLQSKGTSVCQATAVGALAVLLYTSRACYNLVVALSVQDGPNLCSYTWCNLSDQAMSGKAYVVFGLVLFFWEMLPTSLMVLFFRVQRPNHNLLATGIIGSGDSYFDNPRRRDSDDDLSRGINRGDRASLLPSSVHAGRVSSWFGSIQHNGTLVSTQLPPPTSTAPLLFASGNVQNPGHHHHNYYSTPQSTQQHQSYYYSTPQK; encoded by the exons ATGTTTTGGTCAGAAGAGCAGGTGTTGAGCTCCGGGGGTGCAATCACGCCTGCCTTGGAGCTGAGCCTCACCGCCGCCTACAGTATCCTGTACGCGCTGCTCTTCTTCTTCGTCTACCTGCAGCTGTGGCTCGTCCTGCGCTACGGATACAAGCGCTGCAGCTACCAGACGGTCTTCTTGTTCTTGAGCTTGCTGTGGGCGGCGCTCAGGACGACCCTCTTCTCTTTTTACTTTCAAAATGTGGCGCAGGCCGAACAACTCCAGCCGCTGACGTACTGGCTGCTCTTCTGCTGCCCGGTCTGCCTGCACTTCTTCACCCTTTGCCTGCTCAACTTCTACTTCTGGCAG GTGATGTGCAAGGCCAAAGCCAAGTATTCAGCGGAGCTGTCCAAATCCAG GATCGGGCTGTGTTTGTTGTTCCTGTGTGTCAGCGTATTTTTCCTGGTGGTGAATGCAACGTGTGCGTTGTTGGTGCAAGGAGCTTTGGAGAACTCCCAACTGCCAAG CGATCGGAGTGTGAGGCACACCGCTGTGGCTGGCGTTCTGATCAACGACAGTCTGTTTGTCCTGTGTGCCGTCTCTCTGGCCATCTGCGTCTTCCGCATCGCCAAGATGTCCTCGGCCAACGTTTACCTCCAATCCAAG GGGACATCCGTGTGTCAAGCCACGGCTGTGGGAGCCCTGGCTGTCCTCCTCTACACGTCCAGAGCTTGCTACAACCTGGTGGTGGCGCTGTCCGTGCAGGATGGACCCAATCTCTGCAGCTATACTTGGTGCAACCTTTCTGACCAG gcgATGAGCGGCAAGGCCTACGTGGTGTTTGGCCTGGTTTTGTTCTTTTGGGAGATGCTGCCCACCAGTTTGATGGTGCTTTTCTTCCGAGTCCAAAGGCCCAATCACAACCTG CTCGCCACGGGAATCATCGGCTCCGGGGACTCTTATTTTGACAACCCAAGGAGGCGCGACAGTGATGACGACCTCTCCAGGGGCATCAACAGAGGCGATCGTGCCAg TCTGCTCCCCTCCAGCGTGCATGCGGGTCGCGTGTCAAGTTGGTTCGGTTCTATCCAGCACAACGGGACTCTGGTGTCGACCCAGCTGCCGCCGCCCACCTCCACGGCCCCCCTCCTCTTCGCTTCCGGCAACGTGCAGAATCCcggccaccaccaccacaactaCTACTCCACCCCACAGAGTACCCAGCAGCACCAAAGTTACTATTACTCCACCCCGCAAAAGTAA
- the txndc16 gene encoding thioredoxin domain-containing protein 16 isoform X2, whose product MWVCVAFSLLCIHSGGCTDMVNTSGLLLELTTVDFYDKLNAGKMLFIYFQTQVSPTISLFLGELKKSAEVLQDYGILVGKINCNEELIPSHCVKERAPNAAFLFGGGKELAALDLDTVFDVNSIVSEVLFAILRDEMKYVHSGADLLAMEKSCRGKKDMVLAYVSSLGTQEHRWIMETAYVYGSKYQFILITGGPVLKHLGAVGACGVWFLHCRASQSERCPVTPMGTPLSTLGLHTFLQLMEAPLLSEVYEDPSAVPGPPFPYQQTPQVFLFSHPQTEHSDRDTARALAWRLRGLALLVLVHRKSPRDEYNAAYRLPDKSSEVKYLTLPNLDELLELFLHQQEDVQEEKEEEGEDNEDEDLMSDGTLEDEISSGVYEKRGRLVHSDSVTRLTSDRFPAALAQSGLKVLLFYLKWDAVSMAFHSSFVEVAERIAESGVEGVHMSTVDCGEWTDLCASQPAASFPPITAFPTVLLLRPQEPVQVYTGMLGCQALHRFILLSLAASPRVLSTPQEVTSFLHGVPHPALAGSTPHRMLGLFSTRSSSAGVPVFEHAARTLRGRVLSALLTDGPAREWAAERSVDLPAVLLFAWWGGDSHVSVLSLSSSVEDLLSRIEAALLHPLPELTVENLPSFLGLGKALLLLFVGEEEDETGLKQNKALVEDMRRALELGGERMEHGRTPAGMSVLGSYLGSMPPLPALLLTHLPTGPEVYQYPPYSPILARSVLRWLQRVEEARESPAGVLKEGDWPPAVEFYDFLKVMDEEEPGPKDEAEVEEEEEEEEEEEADAAESASEEERSTRSSFHTPDHSEF is encoded by the exons ATGTGGGTGTGTGTTGCTTTCTCCCTGCTGTGCATACATTCAGGAGGATGCACAGACATGGTGAACACGTCAGGCCTGTTGCTTGAGTTAACCACGGTGGACTTTTATGACAAACTCAATGCCGGGAAGATGCTTTTTATCTACTTTCAGACTCAAG TCTCTCCAACCATCTCGCTCTTCTTGGGGGAGTTGAAAAAGTCTGCGGAGGTTCTGCAGGATTATGGCATCCTGGTGGGCAAG ATCAACTGCAATGAGGAGCTGATTCCCTCCCACTGCGTGAAAGAAAGGGCTCCCAACGCTGCCTTTCTATTTGG GGGGGGTAAGGAGCTGGCCGCTTTGGATTTGGACACCGTGTTCGACGTCAACTCCATCGTCTCTGAAGTCCTATT TGCCATTTTGCGAGATGAGATGAAGTATGTGCATTCTGGCGCCGACCTGCTGGCCATGGAGAAGTCCTGCAGGGGGAAGAAGGACATGGTGTTGGCTTATGTCAGCAGTCTGGGGACCCAAG AGCACAGATGGATCATGGAGACGGCGTACGTGTACGGGTCCAAATACCAGTTCATCCTCATCACCGGAGGCCCGGTTCTGAAGCACTTGGG TGCTGTCGGAGCGTGTGGAGTGTGGTTCCTCCACTGCAGGGCTTCCCAGTCTGAGCGCTGCCCTGTGACTCCCATGGGGACCCCCCTGTCCACGCTTGGCCTGCACACCTTCCTGCAGCTCATGGAGGCGCCGCTCTTG TCTGAAGTCTACGAAGACCCCTCTGCTGTTCCAGGCCCGCCGTTCCCCTACCAGCAGACCCCCCAGGTCTTTCTCTTCTCCCATCCCCAAACGGAGCACTCGGACCGGGACACGGCCAGGGCTCTGGCCTGGAGGCTCCGTGGCCTCGCCCTGCTGGTGCTCGTGCACAG GAAGAGCCCACGTGACGAATATAACGCCGCGTACAGACTGCCAGACAAG AGCTCTGAGGTCAAGTATTTGACCTTGCCCAACCTAGATGAGCTGTTGGAGCTCTTCCTTCATCAACAGGAAGATGtgcaggaggagaaggaggaggagggagaggaCAACGAGGACGAAGATCTGATGTCTGATG GGACGTTGGAGGACGAGATTTCATCTGGAGTGTATGAGAAGCGAGGCCGCTTGGTGCACTCGGACTCCGTTACCCGGCTGACGTCCGACCGCTTCCCCGCTGCACTCGCTCAAAGTGGCCTCAAGGTGCTGCTCTTCTACCTCAAAT GGGACGCCGTTTCAATGGCTTTCCACAGCTCCTTTGTAGAAGTGGCAGAGAGAATTGCAG AGAGCGGCGTAGAAGGTGTTCACATGAGCACAGTGGATTGCGGGGAATGGACCGACCTCTGTGCATCTCAGCCCGCTGCCTCGTTCCCGCCCATCACCGCCTTTCCGACCGTGCTGCTGCTCCGCCCCCAGGAGCCCGTCCAGGTGTACACGGGAATGCTGGGATGCCAGGCGCTGCATCGCTTCATCTTGCT GAGCCTTGCAGCGTCTCCTCGAGTACTATCTACtccacaggaagtgacatcattcCTTCACGGGGTGCCTCATCCTGCGCTAGCGGGCTCCACGCCCCACAGAATGCTGGGACTTTTCAGCACGCGTTCCTCATCGGCAGGCGTGCCCGTGTTTGAGCACGCAGCGAGGACGTTACGAGGAAGGGTGCTGAGTGCGCTGCTGACAGACGGCCCGGCGAGAGAATG GGCTGCAGAGCGCTCAGTGGACCTTCCTGCAGTTTTGTTGTTTGCATGGTGGGGGGGAGACTCCCACGTCTCCGTGTTGTCCTTGTCCTCCTCTGTGGAGGACTTGCTCTCCCGCATTGAGGCGGCACTGCTGCATCCTTTG CCTGAACTGACGGTGGAAAACCTGCCGTCCTTCCTGGGCCTGGGCAAAGCTCTTCTTTTGCTGTTTGTTGGAGAAGAGGAGGACGAGACGGGGCTGAAGCAGAACAAGGCGCTGGTGGAGGATATGAGGAGAGCGCTGGAGTTGGGAGGCGAGAGGATGGAGCA CGGCCGTACTCCAGCGGGTATGTCCGTCCTGGGCTCCTATCTGGGCTCCATGCCCCCTCTGCCGGCACTGCTACTCACTCATTTGCCCACCGGACCTGAAGTTTACCAGTACCCGCCTTACTCCCCAATCCTGGCCCGGTCGGTCCTGCGATGGCTGCAGCGAGTGGAGGAAGCAAGAGAATCTCCTGCAG GAGTATTAAAGGAAGGCGACTGGCCTCCCGCTGTGGAGTTCTATGACTTCCTTAAAGTCATGGATGAGGAGGAGCCCGGTCCGAAAGACGAGGCtgaagtagaagaagaagaagaagaggaggaggaggaggaggcggacgCGGCAGAGTCGGCCTCGGAGGAAGAAAGGTCGACACGTTCGTCCTTCCACACGCCGGATCACTCCGAGTTCTGA
- the txndc16 gene encoding thioredoxin domain-containing protein 16 isoform X1 — protein sequence MWVCVAFSLLCIHSGGCTDMVNTSGLLLELTTVDFYDKLNAGKMLFIYFQTQVSPTISLFLGELKKSAEVLQDYGILVGKINCNEELIPSHCVKERAPNAAFLFGGGKELAALDLDTVFDVNSIVSEVLFAILRDEMKYVHSGADLLAMEKSCRGKKDMVLAYVSSLGTQEHRWIMETAYVYGSKYQFILITGGPVLKHLGAVGACGVWFLHCRASQSERCPVTPMGTPLSTLGLHTFLQLMEAPLLSEVYEDPSAVPGPPFPYQQTPQVFLFSHPQTEHSDRDTARALAWRLRGLALLVLVHRKSPRDEYNAAYRLPDKSSEVKYLTLPNLDELLELFLHQQEDVQEEKEEEGEDNEDEDLMSDGTLEDEISSGVYEKRGRLVHSDSVTRLTSDRFPAALAQSGLKVLLFYLKWDAVSMAFHSSFVEVAERIAESGVEGVHMSTVDCGEWTDLCASQPAASFPPITAFPTVLLLRPQEPVQVYTGMLGCQALHRFILLSLAASPRVLSTPQEVTSFLHGVPHPALAGSTPHRMLGLFSTRSSSAGVPVFEHAARTLRGRVLSALLTDGPAREWAAERSVDLPAVLLFAWWGGDSHVSVLSLSSSVEDLLSRIEAALLHPLPELTVENLPSFLGLGKALLLLFVGEEEDETGLKQNKALVEDMRRALELGGERMEQYVACWIHLGRTPAGMSVLGSYLGSMPPLPALLLTHLPTGPEVYQYPPYSPILARSVLRWLQRVEEARESPAGVLKEGDWPPAVEFYDFLKVMDEEEPGPKDEAEVEEEEEEEEEEEADAAESASEEERSTRSSFHTPDHSEF from the exons ATGTGGGTGTGTGTTGCTTTCTCCCTGCTGTGCATACATTCAGGAGGATGCACAGACATGGTGAACACGTCAGGCCTGTTGCTTGAGTTAACCACGGTGGACTTTTATGACAAACTCAATGCCGGGAAGATGCTTTTTATCTACTTTCAGACTCAAG TCTCTCCAACCATCTCGCTCTTCTTGGGGGAGTTGAAAAAGTCTGCGGAGGTTCTGCAGGATTATGGCATCCTGGTGGGCAAG ATCAACTGCAATGAGGAGCTGATTCCCTCCCACTGCGTGAAAGAAAGGGCTCCCAACGCTGCCTTTCTATTTGG GGGGGGTAAGGAGCTGGCCGCTTTGGATTTGGACACCGTGTTCGACGTCAACTCCATCGTCTCTGAAGTCCTATT TGCCATTTTGCGAGATGAGATGAAGTATGTGCATTCTGGCGCCGACCTGCTGGCCATGGAGAAGTCCTGCAGGGGGAAGAAGGACATGGTGTTGGCTTATGTCAGCAGTCTGGGGACCCAAG AGCACAGATGGATCATGGAGACGGCGTACGTGTACGGGTCCAAATACCAGTTCATCCTCATCACCGGAGGCCCGGTTCTGAAGCACTTGGG TGCTGTCGGAGCGTGTGGAGTGTGGTTCCTCCACTGCAGGGCTTCCCAGTCTGAGCGCTGCCCTGTGACTCCCATGGGGACCCCCCTGTCCACGCTTGGCCTGCACACCTTCCTGCAGCTCATGGAGGCGCCGCTCTTG TCTGAAGTCTACGAAGACCCCTCTGCTGTTCCAGGCCCGCCGTTCCCCTACCAGCAGACCCCCCAGGTCTTTCTCTTCTCCCATCCCCAAACGGAGCACTCGGACCGGGACACGGCCAGGGCTCTGGCCTGGAGGCTCCGTGGCCTCGCCCTGCTGGTGCTCGTGCACAG GAAGAGCCCACGTGACGAATATAACGCCGCGTACAGACTGCCAGACAAG AGCTCTGAGGTCAAGTATTTGACCTTGCCCAACCTAGATGAGCTGTTGGAGCTCTTCCTTCATCAACAGGAAGATGtgcaggaggagaaggaggaggagggagaggaCAACGAGGACGAAGATCTGATGTCTGATG GGACGTTGGAGGACGAGATTTCATCTGGAGTGTATGAGAAGCGAGGCCGCTTGGTGCACTCGGACTCCGTTACCCGGCTGACGTCCGACCGCTTCCCCGCTGCACTCGCTCAAAGTGGCCTCAAGGTGCTGCTCTTCTACCTCAAAT GGGACGCCGTTTCAATGGCTTTCCACAGCTCCTTTGTAGAAGTGGCAGAGAGAATTGCAG AGAGCGGCGTAGAAGGTGTTCACATGAGCACAGTGGATTGCGGGGAATGGACCGACCTCTGTGCATCTCAGCCCGCTGCCTCGTTCCCGCCCATCACCGCCTTTCCGACCGTGCTGCTGCTCCGCCCCCAGGAGCCCGTCCAGGTGTACACGGGAATGCTGGGATGCCAGGCGCTGCATCGCTTCATCTTGCT GAGCCTTGCAGCGTCTCCTCGAGTACTATCTACtccacaggaagtgacatcattcCTTCACGGGGTGCCTCATCCTGCGCTAGCGGGCTCCACGCCCCACAGAATGCTGGGACTTTTCAGCACGCGTTCCTCATCGGCAGGCGTGCCCGTGTTTGAGCACGCAGCGAGGACGTTACGAGGAAGGGTGCTGAGTGCGCTGCTGACAGACGGCCCGGCGAGAGAATG GGCTGCAGAGCGCTCAGTGGACCTTCCTGCAGTTTTGTTGTTTGCATGGTGGGGGGGAGACTCCCACGTCTCCGTGTTGTCCTTGTCCTCCTCTGTGGAGGACTTGCTCTCCCGCATTGAGGCGGCACTGCTGCATCCTTTG CCTGAACTGACGGTGGAAAACCTGCCGTCCTTCCTGGGCCTGGGCAAAGCTCTTCTTTTGCTGTTTGTTGGAGAAGAGGAGGACGAGACGGGGCTGAAGCAGAACAAGGCGCTGGTGGAGGATATGAGGAGAGCGCTGGAGTTGGGAGGCGAGAGGATGGAGCAGTACGTGGCCTGCTGGATCCACCT CGGCCGTACTCCAGCGGGTATGTCCGTCCTGGGCTCCTATCTGGGCTCCATGCCCCCTCTGCCGGCACTGCTACTCACTCATTTGCCCACCGGACCTGAAGTTTACCAGTACCCGCCTTACTCCCCAATCCTGGCCCGGTCGGTCCTGCGATGGCTGCAGCGAGTGGAGGAAGCAAGAGAATCTCCTGCAG GAGTATTAAAGGAAGGCGACTGGCCTCCCGCTGTGGAGTTCTATGACTTCCTTAAAGTCATGGATGAGGAGGAGCCCGGTCCGAAAGACGAGGCtgaagtagaagaagaagaagaagaggaggaggaggaggaggcggacgCGGCAGAGTCGGCCTCGGAGGAAGAAAGGTCGACACGTTCGTCCTTCCACACGCCGGATCACTCCGAGTTCTGA